In methanogenic archaeon ISO4-H5, the following are encoded in one genomic region:
- a CDS encoding fumarate hydratase beta subunit FumB: MKNLYTPLDEKTVRSLKLGEIVNITGPVVTGRDEVHIRALEYLDEGKEVPVCLNEAALYHCGPIMKQNQDGTWSVVAAGPTTSARMNALEPRFIREFKIRAIIGKGGMSKEVAEAMKEVGCVYLAATGGVAVTYAEGLARVTGHDWADLGMPEALWQFQTKSLGPLIVAIDANGNSLYEAVKEKVAENLSKMQ, encoded by the coding sequence ATGAAGAACCTGTACACTCCTCTGGATGAGAAGACCGTCAGGTCCCTCAAGCTCGGCGAGATTGTCAACATCACAGGCCCGGTCGTCACCGGGCGCGACGAGGTCCACATCCGTGCCCTCGAGTATCTCGATGAGGGGAAGGAGGTCCCTGTCTGTCTGAACGAGGCTGCACTTTATCATTGCGGACCCATCATGAAGCAGAATCAGGACGGTACCTGGAGCGTCGTCGCCGCAGGCCCCACCACAAGTGCCAGGATGAACGCTCTCGAACCCCGTTTCATCAGGGAGTTCAAGATCAGGGCGATCATCGGAAAGGGCGGCATGTCCAAAGAGGTCGCCGAGGCTATGAAGGAGGTAGGCTGCGTTTATCTGGCAGCTACCGGAGGTGTCGCCGTCACTTACGCGGAAGGACTGGCCAGGGTGACCGGTCACGACTGGGCCGACCTGGGGATGCCCGAAGCGCTGTGGCAGTTCCAGACCAAGTCGCTGGGCCCGCTCATAGTGGCCATCGATGCCAACGGCAACAGTCTTTACGAAGCCGTGAAGGAAAAGGTCGCCGAGAACCTCAGCAAGATGCAGTGA